In Paramormyrops kingsleyae isolate MSU_618 chromosome 5, PKINGS_0.4, whole genome shotgun sequence, one DNA window encodes the following:
- the trmt1 gene encoding tRNA (guanine(26)-N(2))-dimethyltransferase — MLVCAARLLHFAALRVSSLRDPLRRTVRDTVQRGLRTMDPSAVSEGSMGTADSELDPNLATSTTPAGILPEGDANGPVDSVEGTDQDTNTALLPGETVVREGRAAILFPNANEVFYNPVQEFNRDLTCAVITEFAREQLSLKGVKVAVPGEQERVVVCLAEEPAQEQVEERVKEVQIANVGERCEGGLRVLEGLAASGLRSVRFALEVPGLRSVTANDCSARAAVLIGRNAKHNGVSHLMQASQRDASMLMYEARGRKDRYDVIDLDPYGSPAPFVDGAVQAVSEGGLLCVTCTDMAVMAGNCGETCYNKYGSVSIKAKYCHEMALRIILHSLDQRAGVYQRYIEPLLSISVDFYIRVFVRVFTGQAKAKNSASKQALVYNCVGCGSFNLQRMGKRISQGKNMKYTAATGPPVGPSCEHCGQRHQLGGPIWAEPIHNVQFVQKVLSAVSGNPSRFGTSRRIEGMLSMVTEELEDVPLYYTLDNLSSTVHCNTPSLLQFRSALLHAGHRVSLSHACKNALKTDAPGGVIWDIMRCWEKKHPVKREKLSETSPAFRILSTEPSVQACFDVRDDANPQSRRRQLVRFQENPHANWGPKARAKAGGGNSELEDRRKQQQNKRKKPDRDAAQLKSFPCKRFRKGTCPRGDECCYSHEPEEAEKDGEKME, encoded by the exons ATGCTGGTTTGCGCAGCACGTTTGCTCCATTTTGCTGCCCTGCGAGTGTCGAGTTTGCGGGACCCTCTCCGACGGACAGTGAGAGACACGGTACAGCGAGGCCTGAGAACCATGGACCCCAGTGCCGTTTCCGAAGGTTCCATGGGCACCGCGGATTCTGAGCTGGACCCTAATCTTGCAACAAGCACCACGCCCGCAGGAATCCTGCCAGAGGGGGATGCCAACGGCCCCGTTGACTCGGTGGAGGGAACCGATCAAGACACTAATACTGCGCTCTTGCCTGGGGAAACGGTAGTAAGAGAGGGCAGAGCAGCAATCTTGTTTCCAAACGCCAATGAAGTTTTCTACAACCCAGTTCAGGAATTCAACAGAGATCTGAC CTGTGCTGTGATCACCGAGTTTGCGAGGGAGCAGCTCTCCCTGAAGGGGGTTAAGGTGGCGGTGCCTGGAGAGCAGGAGCGGGTGGTGGTCTGTCTGGCGGAGGAGCCGGCACAGGAGCAAGTGGAGGAGCGGGTGAAGGAGGTCCAGATCGCAAACGTGGGGGAACGCTGTGAG GGGGGGCTCCGGGTCCTGGAGGGTCTGGCCGCGTCGGGCCTTCGCTCGGTCCGCTTCGCCCTGGAGGTCCCGGGTCTGCGCAGCGTGACGGCCAACGACTGCTCTGCCCGCGCCGCCGTGCTCATCGGCCGCAACGCCAAGCACAACGGCGTCTCGCACCTGATGCAGGCCAGCCAGAGGGACGCCAG CATGCTGATGTATGAGGCGCGTGGCAGGAAGGATCGCTATGATGTCATCGACCTGGATCCCTACGGCAGCCCTGCCCCCTTTGTGGACGGCGCCGTGCAGGCTGTCAGTGAGGGAG GGCTGCTGTGTGTGACGTGCACCGACATGGCCGTCATGGCGGGAAACTGCGGTGAGACGTGCTACAACAAGTATGGCTCCGTGTCCATCAAGGCCAAGTACTGCCACGAGATG GCCCTACGTATCATCCTGCACAGCCTGGACCAGCGTGCCGGCGTTTACCAGCGTTACATCGAGCCCTTGCTCTCCATTAGCGTCGACTTCTACATCCGGGTCTTCGTCCGTGTCTTCACCGGCCAAGCCAAGGCCAAGAACTCTGCCAG TAAACAGGCGCTGGTGTACAACTGTGTTGGCTGTGGCTCCTTCAACCTGCAGCGGATGGGCAAGCGCATCAGCCAAGGAAAAAA CATGAAGTACACTGCGGCAACTGGACCCCCGGTCGGACCTAGCTGTGAGCACTGTGGCCAAAGGCATCAG CTGGGAGGTCCTATCTGGGCGGAGCCTATCCACAATGTCCAGTTTGTACAGAAAGTTCTGTCTGCCGTTTCGGGCAACCCCTCCCGCTTTGGGACGTCGCGGCGGATCGAGGGCATGCTGAGCATGGTCACTGAG GAGTTGGAGGATGTACCCCTGTACTACACCCTGGATAATTTGAGCAGCACGGTGCACTGCAACACGCCATCACTGCTGCAGTTCAG GTCTGCCCTCCTCCACGCCGGCCACAGAGTCTCCCTCTCTCATGCTTGCAAGAACGCCCTGAAGACGGACGCCCCCGGTGGCGTGATCTGGGATATCATGCGCTGCTGG GAGAAGAAGCACCCCGTGAAGAGGGAGAAGCTGTCGGAGACCAGCCCCGCCTTTCGTATTCTGTCCACGGAACCCTC TGTACAGGCATGCTTCGACGTGCGTGATGATGCCAATCCCCAGTCGCGACGGCGGCAGCTGGTACGTTTCCAGGAGAACCCGCATGCCAACTGGGGGCCCAAGGCCCGCGCCAAGGCCGGGGGCGGGAACAGCGAGCTGGAGGACCGGcggaagcagcagcagaacaagAGGAAGAAACCGGACAGGGATGCGGCACAACTGAAGAGCTTCCCTTGCAAGAGGTTCAGAAAG GGCACGTGTCCCCGGGGCGACGAGTGCTGCTACTCCCACGAACCGGAGGAGGCAGAGAAGGATGGGGAAAAGATGGAGTGA